One stretch of Filifactor alocis ATCC 35896 DNA includes these proteins:
- a CDS encoding YebC/PmpR family DNA-binding transcriptional regulator, with protein sequence MGRIHNIEGRKNKQDSKRAAVFTKYARLITVAVKEGGPDPEYNASLKTAIEKAKAMNMPNDNIERAIKKGTGAGDSENFESIVYEGYGPGGVAMIIETLTDNKNRTAGNVRYYLDKNGGNLGTSGCVSFMFDRKGIILIKKSDDISEDSLMEVALEAGAEDFLSEEDGFEIYTDPSSVYEVKDAIQTKGYDILSAEVSMIPQTYTAVEGSAVKQLEKLLDMLDDDDDIQEVYTNQQV encoded by the coding sequence ATGGGAAGAATACATAATATCGAAGGTAGAAAAAATAAGCAAGATTCAAAAAGAGCTGCTGTATTTACAAAATATGCGCGTTTGATTACAGTTGCCGTGAAAGAAGGTGGACCTGATCCTGAATATAATGCTTCCTTAAAAACTGCAATTGAAAAAGCGAAAGCGATGAATATGCCTAATGATAATATTGAACGTGCCATAAAAAAAGGAACAGGTGCAGGAGATTCAGAAAACTTTGAAAGTATTGTATACGAAGGTTATGGTCCCGGTGGAGTTGCTATGATTATTGAGACTCTTACAGATAATAAGAATAGGACTGCCGGAAATGTAAGATATTATTTAGATAAGAATGGTGGAAATTTGGGAACATCAGGATGCGTTTCTTTCATGTTTGACAGAAAAGGTATCATATTGATTAAAAAATCAGATGATATTTCTGAAGATAGCTTGATGGAAGTTGCGTTAGAAGCAGGTGCAGAAGATTTTTTATCTGAAGAAGATGGATTTGAAATTTACACTGATCCATCATCCGTATATGAAGTAAAAGATGCAATCCAAACCAAAGGATATGATATTCTATCTGCTGAAGTGAGTATGATTCCTCAAACTTATACGGCAGTGGAAGGCTCTGCAGTAAAACAACTGGAAAAGCTTTTGGATATGTTGGATGATGATGATGATATCCAAGAGGTATACACGAACCAACAAGTATAG
- a CDS encoding DUF3783 domain-containing protein, which translates to MKKILLNGIDGIREDEIISTLKYFNLDQYASKITSSDLNQKVGYCLGIDGYVKENHNFSQDVSKIEFVFLAGLDRESVMNIINYMREHDIKRPIFSMITPTNIDWILGNLIEDVYEEHLMMTQGGESGK; encoded by the coding sequence ATGAAAAAGATTTTACTGAATGGAATAGATGGAATAAGGGAAGATGAGATTATATCCACGTTAAAATATTTTAACCTGGATCAATATGCGTCAAAAATAACTTCTTCTGATTTAAATCAAAAGGTAGGATACTGTCTTGGAATTGATGGATACGTAAAAGAGAACCACAACTTCTCACAAGATGTTTCTAAAATTGAGTTTGTGTTTTTAGCAGGATTAGATCGGGAAAGTGTTATGAATATCATAAATTATATGAGAGAACATGATATTAAAAGACCAATTTTTTCTATGATTACTCCAACAAATATCGATTGGATTTTAGGAAATTTAATAGAAGATGTTTATGAAGAACATCTCATGATGACACAAGGAGGGGAGTCCGGTAAATAG
- a CDS encoding RluA family pseudouridine synthase, producing MRLDQFISSNLPSISRSYIQKLIDEKRVLVNGKYEKKSFLLKSFDNIEIYIPEPKSIEISPENIPLNILFEDKDILIVNKEKGMVVHPAPGNYSHTLVNAILYHCKGNLSEINGYIRPGIVHRIDKDTSGILVIAKNNDAHQFLSEQFKEHSIQREYQLITFGNIKTTHLSIEQPIGRNPKNRLQMAVVPNGKPAITHLTVIENFKDKTYLKARLETGRTHQIRVHCTYIGHPLLGDSLYTNRKCEYQLQGQTLHAGYLGFVHPTSKKFIEFYSPLPEYFSHILRNETLKLQK from the coding sequence ATGCGATTGGATCAATTTATTTCTTCAAATCTTCCAAGTATATCTCGTTCTTATATCCAAAAGTTGATTGACGAAAAACGAGTACTTGTGAATGGAAAATACGAAAAAAAAAGTTTTTTGCTAAAATCTTTTGACAATATTGAAATTTACATCCCTGAGCCTAAAAGTATCGAAATTTCTCCTGAAAATATTCCGCTGAATATTTTATTTGAAGATAAAGATATTTTGATTGTAAATAAAGAAAAAGGAATGGTTGTTCATCCTGCACCGGGAAATTATTCTCACACGTTAGTGAACGCCATTTTATATCATTGCAAAGGTAATCTTTCTGAAATCAACGGATATATTCGACCTGGTATTGTTCATCGGATTGATAAAGATACATCCGGAATATTAGTGATTGCAAAAAATAATGATGCTCATCAATTTCTTTCTGAACAATTTAAGGAACATTCTATTCAAAGAGAATATCAATTAATTACTTTCGGAAATATTAAAACAACTCATTTATCTATCGAACAACCGATTGGACGAAACCCAAAAAACAGACTTCAAATGGCTGTAGTTCCTAACGGAAAACCTGCCATTACACATTTAACTGTCATTGAAAATTTTAAAGATAAAACATATTTAAAAGCAAGATTGGAAACCGGTAGAACTCATCAAATCAGAGTACATTGTACTTATATAGGCCATCCTTTACTCGGTGATTCTTTATACACTAATAGAAAGTGTGAATATCAATTGCAAGGTCAGACATTACATGCAGGATATTTAGGTTTTGTTCATCCGACGAGCAAGAAATTTATAGAATTTTATTCGCCTTTGCCCGAATATTTTTCTCACATTTTACGAAATGAAACATTAAAACTTCAAAAGTAA
- a CDS encoding prepilin-type N-terminal cleavage/methylation domain-containing protein, translated as MNKKLSKRNGFTLIEIIISITLLLLIATYGMLKYQNVKESAQQKLDIASAVSFAETLELALMDNPNCFNDKQIIQSNDPIVTKYTHSILAAKSKKYFGPFTATIKKSSADEYSFEITANNNKVYPQEESGNNNTNSMGKTKE; from the coding sequence ATGAACAAAAAGTTAAGTAAAAGAAACGGATTTACACTAATTGAAATTATTATTTCTATTACACTACTGTTACTCATTGCTACATATGGTATGCTGAAATATCAAAATGTGAAAGAAAGTGCTCAGCAAAAATTAGATATTGCAAGTGCTGTCAGTTTTGCAGAAACATTGGAATTAGCATTGATGGATAATCCGAATTGTTTTAACGATAAGCAAATCATACAATCAAATGATCCTATTGTAACAAAATACACTCATTCCATCCTTGCTGCAAAAAGCAAAAAGTACTTCGGTCCGTTCACTGCGACCATAAAAAAATCATCCGCTGATGAATACAGCTTTGAAATTACAGCAAATAATAACAAAGTTTATCCACAGGAAGAATCAGGAAATAACAATACAAACAGTATGGGTAAAACAAAGGAGTAG
- a CDS encoding RluA family pseudouridine synthase: protein MEKIQVLYEDNHVIVVVKPYRIPSQEDNSNDTDMLTIVKEYIKEKYQKPGNVFVGLVHRLDRVTGGLMVFAKTSKAASRLSEQIRTNQIEKKYLAVVHGSLKTSSGQLEDFIKKSSSKNIVSVCSKHDKNAKKCILNYHVISCLPDYSLINVHLLTGRSHQIRVQFSSRGHSIVGDVKYGSAEKLRGHIALWAYKLSFFHPTKKEKMEFTYFPGGHPFNLFHI, encoded by the coding sequence ATGGAAAAAATACAGGTATTGTATGAAGATAATCATGTTATTGTGGTAGTCAAACCCTACAGAATTCCATCACAAGAGGATAACTCCAATGATACTGATATGCTTACCATCGTAAAAGAGTATATCAAGGAAAAGTATCAGAAACCCGGAAATGTTTTTGTCGGGTTGGTACATCGATTGGACAGGGTCACCGGCGGACTTATGGTTTTTGCAAAAACATCAAAAGCTGCAAGTCGTTTATCCGAACAAATACGAACCAATCAAATTGAAAAAAAATATTTAGCTGTTGTTCATGGAAGTCTTAAAACATCATCCGGTCAATTGGAAGATTTTATAAAAAAATCTTCTTCTAAAAATATTGTATCTGTCTGTTCTAAACATGATAAAAATGCTAAAAAATGTATTCTCAACTATCATGTTATATCTTGTTTACCGGATTATTCTTTGATAAATGTCCATCTTTTAACAGGAAGATCACACCAAATTAGAGTTCAGTTTTCATCAAGAGGTCATTCTATTGTTGGAGATGTAAAATATGGTTCTGCTGAAAAACTGAGAGGTCACATTGCATTATGGGCATATAAGCTATCTTTCTTTCATCCGACCAAAAAAGAAAAAATGGAATTTACTTACTTTCCGGGGGGCCATCCGTTCAATTTGTTTCATATTTAA
- a CDS encoding Fur family transcriptional regulator: MSISSLKSYSALLKTKGIKPSFQRVKIMEFLQNNHIHPSVNDIYFALIKEIPSLSKTTVYNTLNLMKECSLVKILNIDETEAHYDINTHPHGHFMCTKCGEICDIDTKLDEGSCNLLDGYIVEHIEFTLFGICPKCRHRCSSN, from the coding sequence ATGAGTATATCTTCTCTAAAATCATATAGTGCCTTGCTAAAGACAAAAGGGATTAAGCCATCTTTTCAAAGGGTAAAAATTATGGAATTTCTTCAAAACAATCATATTCATCCCTCTGTAAATGACATCTACTTTGCACTCATTAAAGAAATTCCTTCGCTATCTAAAACAACAGTATATAACACTCTAAACTTAATGAAAGAATGTTCATTAGTAAAGATATTGAATATTGATGAAACAGAAGCTCATTATGACATCAATACTCATCCACACGGTCATTTTATGTGTACGAAATGTGGAGAAATCTGTGATATTGATACCAAATTAGATGAAGGTTCTTGTAACCTTTTAGATGGATATATTGTAGAACATATTGAATTTACATTGTTTGGAATCTGCCCCAAATGTAGACATAGGTGTAGTTCCAATTAA
- the argS gene encoding arginine--tRNA ligase — translation MNFKKLVYTLLQNILSTNNEIDIESLIEVPANPEMGDYSFPCFKLAKLYRKAPNLIAEDLVKQLPDTEEFESIKAISGYINFTINKKLLAKQVIETVLSEKENYGKSDYGKHKNVIVEYSSPNIAKPFHIGHIRSTVIGHALDRIYQSVGFNTIAINHLGDYGTQFGKLIVAFKKWGDRSVIEKDPINELLKLYVKFHEEAEVHSELEDEAREWFRKLEEDKDPEAVQLWQWIRDISLKEFDKVYSMLGIEYDSLAGESFYSDKMPAIIEHLENMNLLTDSQGAKIVDLEEYGMPPALIKKKDGSTLYITRDLAAAKYRKDTYDFYKNIYVVGAPQELHFKQWKKVHELSGYDWANDCIHVAFGTVSLEEGVLSTRKGRVVFLEDVLNKAIEKTKDIIQQKNPNLENLDEVAKQVGVGAIVFQELSNTRIKDYTFSWDRALTFEGETGPYTQYTHARCCSLLEKANVDLNTDIDFSILSTNNDAMKVIRIMSSFEDVLLRCAKKYEPHHLTRFVLDVCQAFNKFYHDNPILTANEKEKIAYLSLVQASQIVIKNALWILGMEAPRKM, via the coding sequence ATGAATTTTAAAAAATTAGTATATACATTATTACAGAACATTTTATCTACAAATAACGAGATTGACATCGAATCTCTAATTGAAGTCCCTGCTAATCCGGAAATGGGAGATTATTCATTTCCTTGTTTTAAACTGGCAAAACTGTATAGAAAAGCACCAAATCTAATTGCTGAAGATTTGGTAAAACAACTGCCTGATACAGAAGAATTTGAGTCTATAAAGGCTATTTCCGGCTATATCAATTTTACTATCAATAAAAAATTACTTGCAAAACAAGTGATAGAAACCGTGTTGTCTGAAAAGGAAAATTATGGAAAATCTGATTATGGAAAACATAAAAATGTGATAGTGGAGTATTCTTCTCCAAATATTGCAAAACCTTTTCATATCGGACATATCAGATCTACTGTAATAGGCCACGCTTTAGACAGAATTTATCAATCTGTAGGCTTCAACACGATAGCAATTAATCATCTTGGTGATTATGGGACCCAATTTGGAAAATTGATTGTAGCCTTTAAAAAATGGGGAGATCGTTCAGTCATAGAGAAAGACCCTATCAATGAATTGTTAAAATTATATGTGAAATTTCATGAAGAAGCAGAAGTCCATTCTGAGTTAGAAGATGAAGCCAGAGAATGGTTCAGAAAATTAGAAGAAGATAAAGATCCGGAAGCGGTACAATTATGGCAATGGATTAGAGATATTTCTCTAAAAGAATTTGACAAAGTTTATAGTATGCTTGGAATTGAGTATGATTCACTAGCCGGTGAAAGCTTTTATTCCGATAAAATGCCTGCCATCATAGAACATTTGGAAAACATGAATCTTCTTACTGATTCTCAAGGTGCTAAAATTGTAGATTTAGAAGAGTATGGTATGCCACCTGCATTGATTAAAAAGAAAGATGGATCTACACTATATATTACTCGAGACTTAGCAGCGGCAAAATACAGAAAAGACACTTATGATTTTTATAAAAATATTTATGTAGTCGGTGCTCCTCAAGAGTTACATTTTAAACAATGGAAAAAAGTTCATGAGCTAAGTGGATATGACTGGGCAAATGACTGTATACATGTTGCATTTGGAACAGTCTCTTTAGAAGAGGGTGTGTTATCTACAAGAAAAGGAAGAGTAGTATTTTTAGAGGATGTATTAAACAAAGCTATTGAAAAAACAAAAGATATCATTCAACAAAAAAATCCTAACTTGGAAAATTTAGATGAAGTTGCAAAACAAGTAGGTGTTGGAGCTATCGTATTCCAAGAACTGTCAAATACAAGAATCAAAGATTATACTTTTTCATGGGATAGAGCATTAACCTTTGAAGGAGAAACAGGTCCTTATACCCAATACACCCATGCAAGATGTTGCTCACTATTAGAAAAAGCAAATGTTGATTTAAACACAGATATAGATTTTTCTATTCTTTCTACAAATAATGATGCAATGAAGGTTATTAGAATCATGAGCTCTTTTGAAGATGTATTATTGCGTTGTGCTAAAAAATATGAACCTCATCACTTAACCAGATTTGTATTGGATGTATGTCAAGCTTTCAATAAATTTTACCATGACAATCCTATATTGACTGCAAATGAAAAAGAAAAGATTGCTTATCTTTCTTTGGTACAAGCGAGTCAAATAGTAATCAAAAATGCACTTTGGATTTTAGGAATGGAAGCACCAAGAAAAATGTAA
- a CDS encoding tyrosine-type recombinase/integrase, producing MGMKINSKSSKPHNILEKEYSMMKKCEELEIQFPAFFRDYFIFLKGSVSISSRYAYLIDIYSFFEYLIDSKFFETEYSSVKQIKQSDLKNITAREINYYIGEYCRKYEVKKEDTVVIFENQNKSLSRKKSSLTSLFKFLFRNEQMKHNLIDGFNPIKMPKLNPDAIKRLSIDETNELIHVINTGIGLTNHEKIYWEKTKYRDKAIIMIFITLGLRLSELEQLNITSINFKRKEILVFRKRGKEVLMPFNDTIEHSILQYINLERNHIIINDENDPLFLSLQGKRMTGRQIRQMIKKYTSIVLGDNEGYSPHKLRSTLASSLIERGFSIYDVQNLLDHDNVTTTQIYASHKKNVKKNIIENIDYIEDESEEKQ from the coding sequence ATGGGTATGAAAATAAATAGTAAATCAAGTAAACCTCATAATATTTTAGAAAAAGAATATTCTATGATGAAAAAATGTGAAGAACTTGAGATTCAATTTCCAGCATTTTTCAGAGATTATTTTATTTTTTTGAAAGGCTCTGTATCCATTTCTTCCAGGTATGCATACTTGATAGATATCTATTCTTTCTTTGAATATTTAATTGATTCAAAGTTTTTTGAGACTGAATATTCATCTGTTAAACAAATTAAACAAAGCGATTTAAAAAACATCACTGCAAGAGAGATTAATTATTATATTGGAGAATATTGTAGAAAATATGAAGTTAAAAAAGAAGATACGGTGGTAATATTTGAAAATCAAAATAAATCACTTTCCAGAAAAAAGTCTTCTCTAACATCTCTATTTAAATTTTTATTTAGGAATGAACAAATGAAACATAATTTGATTGATGGATTTAATCCGATAAAAATGCCAAAATTGAATCCTGATGCAATAAAAAGATTATCTATAGATGAGACAAACGAATTGATTCATGTTATTAATACAGGTATAGGTTTAACAAATCATGAAAAAATTTATTGGGAAAAAACAAAATATAGAGATAAAGCTATTATTATGATATTTATTACTCTTGGTTTGCGATTATCAGAACTTGAACAATTAAATATCACCTCAATTAATTTTAAAAGAAAGGAAATTCTTGTATTCAGAAAACGCGGAAAAGAAGTATTGATGCCATTTAATGATACTATCGAACATTCAATCCTTCAATATATCAATTTAGAGAGAAATCATATAATTATCAATGATGAGAATGATCCTCTTTTTTTATCTCTTCAAGGAAAGCGAATGACCGGTCGTCAAATCAGGCAGATGATAAAAAAATATACTTCGATTGTTTTAGGAGACAATGAAGGATATTCTCCACATAAATTAAGATCTACACTTGCAAGTTCTCTCATAGAAAGAGGTTTTTCTATTTATGATGTACAGAATTTATTAGACCATGATAATGTAACAACAACACAAATTTATGCGTCTCATAAAAAAAATGTAAAAAAAAATATAATCGAAAATATCGATTATATTGAAGACGAATCAGAAGAGAAACAATAG
- the pyk gene encoding pyruvate kinase produces the protein MNPLKKTKIVCTIGPSSGKKEVLKLLAENGMNVCRLNFSHGSHEEHQKKIDIIKEVREELNEPIAILLDTKGPEIRTGIFCKEEVELSTGQLFTLYMDDIIGDHTKCSVSYKHLVHDVKKDDIILIDDGLISMLVVEVSNEKIVCEVQNAGIIKNNKGINVPNVKINLPAITQKDREDIIFGIKNGIDFIAVSFVRKASDVLSIREILEQENAEYIQIISKIENQEGIDNIDDILMVSDGIMLARGDLGVEIPTEEIPIVQKRIIKKCNFLSKPVITATQMLDSMMRNPRPTRAEVTDVANAIYDGTDAIMLSGETASGKYPIESVKMMYNIAIKTEENLDYKNMLLEKSMAREMNITNAISHATCTTANDIGAKAIITATESGYTAKMVSSYRPNQMIIGIMHSPVVARQMGIVWGILPVNIDKITVSTDELFDLSINASISKGLIFPGDIVVITAGVPTRQTGSTNLIKVHVVTEILSQGIGIGDKTIIGVARKNLRDFQKNDILIAKYTEKEMVDYMENASAIVVEESGLTNHTAIVGLSLGKTVIVGAKNIVAKIEDGQIITISPKKGYVYKGNVTGV, from the coding sequence ATGAATCCGCTAAAAAAAACAAAAATTGTGTGTACTATAGGGCCGTCAAGTGGAAAAAAAGAAGTTTTAAAATTGCTTGCAGAAAATGGAATGAATGTATGTAGATTAAATTTTTCTCATGGAAGTCATGAAGAACACCAAAAAAAAATAGACATCATAAAAGAAGTTAGAGAAGAATTAAATGAACCTATCGCTATTTTGTTAGATACGAAGGGACCTGAGATAAGAACAGGTATTTTTTGTAAGGAAGAAGTAGAGTTAAGTACAGGACAACTGTTTACCTTATATATGGATGATATCATAGGAGATCATACAAAATGTTCTGTTTCATACAAGCATCTGGTTCATGATGTCAAAAAAGATGATATCATTTTAATTGATGATGGATTGATTTCTATGTTGGTAGTGGAAGTATCGAATGAAAAAATCGTATGTGAAGTTCAGAATGCCGGAATTATTAAAAATAATAAGGGGATTAATGTTCCGAATGTAAAAATAAATTTACCTGCTATTACTCAAAAAGATAGGGAGGATATTATTTTTGGGATTAAAAATGGGATTGATTTTATAGCTGTATCTTTTGTAAGAAAAGCATCGGATGTGCTATCTATTAGAGAAATATTGGAACAAGAAAATGCTGAATACATTCAAATTATTTCAAAAATCGAAAATCAAGAAGGAATCGATAATATAGATGATATTTTGATGGTTTCTGATGGTATAATGCTTGCAAGAGGAGATTTAGGAGTTGAAATCCCAACAGAAGAAATTCCTATTGTTCAAAAAAGAATCATAAAAAAATGCAATTTTTTATCAAAACCTGTTATTACAGCTACCCAAATGTTAGATTCTATGATGAGAAATCCCAGACCAACACGTGCAGAAGTAACAGATGTTGCAAATGCAATTTATGACGGAACAGATGCAATTATGCTTTCAGGAGAGACTGCTTCAGGAAAATATCCGATAGAGTCTGTCAAAATGATGTATAATATCGCCATTAAAACAGAAGAAAATTTAGACTATAAAAACATGTTATTGGAAAAGTCTATGGCAAGAGAAATGAACATTACAAATGCTATCAGCCATGCTACATGTACAACTGCCAATGATATTGGAGCAAAAGCTATTATTACTGCAACGGAATCCGGATATACTGCAAAAATGGTATCTAGCTACAGACCTAATCAAATGATTATTGGCATTATGCATTCTCCCGTTGTAGCAAGACAGATGGGAATTGTTTGGGGAATTCTTCCTGTTAATATAGATAAAATTACAGTTTCAACCGATGAATTATTTGATTTATCAATTAATGCATCTATTTCTAAAGGGTTAATTTTTCCGGGAGATATTGTTGTTATTACGGCAGGGGTTCCTACCAGACAAACGGGATCCACCAATTTAATTAAAGTCCATGTTGTAACAGAAATATTATCTCAGGGAATTGGAATAGGAGATAAGACAATTATCGGAGTTGCTAGAAAAAATTTAAGAGATTTTCAAAAAAATGATATTTTGATTGCAAAATATACAGAAAAAGAAATGGTTGATTACATGGAAAATGCATCCGCCATTGTTGTAGAAGAATCAGGTTTAACTAATCATACTGCAATTGTCGGCTTAAGTTTAGGAAAGACCGTAATTGTAGGTGCAAAAAATATTGTAGCAAAAATCGAAGATGGACAAATCATTACCATTTCTCCTAAAAAAGGATATGTATATAAAGGAAATGTTACAGGAGTGTAG
- the pfkA gene encoding 6-phosphofructokinase yields the protein MRRIAVLTSGGDAPGMNAAVRAVVRTAVYNNVEVYGVQRGFKGLIEGDFIKLNVSFVGDIIHRGGTVLRSARCLEFQNQESCRKCAVDLLNVFQIDGLIVIGGDGSFRGMTSLTEYGFSTIGIPGTIDNDLAYTDFTIGFDTAVNTVVEAMSKLRDTTSSHERITIVEVMGRRCGDIALYAGLSGGAEAILIPEVQYDLSQIAEQLIKSNNRGKKQSIIVVAEGVGNTEFISKEINHLTGFDTMTTILGHVQRGGNPSSRDRLLGSMMGNRAVDLLLNNITNRVVGVKDNQIMDMDINDALRSKKRFNREMYNLSKVLSI from the coding sequence ATGAGAAGGATTGCAGTTTTAACAAGTGGTGGAGATGCTCCCGGAATGAATGCCGCTGTTCGCGCGGTAGTTAGAACAGCCGTTTATAATAATGTAGAAGTATATGGAGTTCAAAGAGGGTTCAAAGGTCTAATAGAAGGAGATTTTATAAAATTAAATGTATCTTTTGTAGGAGATATTATCCATAGAGGAGGCACTGTGTTGCGCTCTGCACGATGCTTGGAATTCCAGAATCAAGAATCGTGCAGAAAATGTGCAGTCGATTTGTTAAATGTATTTCAGATAGATGGACTGATTGTAATAGGTGGAGATGGTAGTTTTAGAGGTATGACTTCTTTGACAGAATATGGATTTTCAACAATAGGAATTCCAGGAACCATTGATAATGACTTGGCATATACAGATTTTACAATTGGATTTGATACGGCAGTAAACACAGTTGTTGAAGCTATGAGCAAATTACGTGATACAACATCTTCGCATGAAAGAATAACTATTGTTGAAGTAATGGGTAGAAGATGTGGTGATATCGCATTGTATGCAGGTTTATCCGGAGGTGCGGAGGCAATTTTAATTCCGGAGGTACAATACGATTTGAGTCAAATTGCAGAACAATTAATAAAAAGCAACAATCGAGGAAAAAAACAGAGTATTATTGTTGTAGCAGAGGGAGTTGGGAACACAGAGTTTATATCAAAAGAAATCAATCATTTGACAGGGTTTGATACCATGACGACAATATTAGGACATGTTCAACGTGGTGGGAATCCTTCCTCCAGAGATAGACTCTTAGGAAGTATGATGGGAAATAGAGCAGTTGATCTTCTGTTGAATAATATCACAAATAGAGTGGTTGGAGTAAAAGATAATCAGATTATGGATATGGATATAAACGATGCTCTTCGTTCAAAAAAGAGATTTAACAGAGAGATGTACAACTTGTCAAAAGTATTGTCCATTTAA